TGTGAGAAACGAGCACCAATCAACTTTATATGCAAGCATACATCTTCCCCTGCCATTCTTTTCCCATTGGAAATTGATTTTTTAATTAACTATTTATTCTTTCTGTATTAAATTCTCCAAATCATTATTCCATTTCTCTAGCAACAATTGCTTTATCCCTTGGTCTAAGTTATTAAAATCAGACAATTCGTCCCCTAAATAATTCAAAGCTTGTTTAAGAAACAGTGGTTTACTGATGGGCATCTTACATCCATTATTCTCATACAAAATATCTACTTGCTCCGCGAGTTTCAATTTATCTTCAGAAAAATTGAATAGCTTGTTATCAGCCAAATCCTTTAAGAAAAGATTACACTTTGGATCAAACACAGATTTTTCCAATACTTCCTTCATTTCATCTTTAGCGTTTTCCCTGTTACAAAAGTTAATTGAATTGTGTAGATATGGAGTGATCAAACAATTGAAGACCTTCGAAAAATAGGGCTTTGCTGCAGGAAAACCATGTCTTTGAATGAAAATACAAAGATCGAGATCTTTATTGAGTTCTATGATGACATCAGAATATAGCTTCGCCGAAGTAAAGCAATTTACGATGTGTTTTTTATTTCGGATATAAAGTATCAAAAGATATGTACCAGTTTCATCAAAAAAATCATCGTTTTCACATATATATGATGTTTCTCCCGATTTTAATGTTGGAACAAGACATGATTTATTGAAAATATCCATTCTGCGAATTGCGATATTTAATATCGGCTGAAAATCTTCAATCGCATCTGTTCGCACCCACCTTTCTCCTTGACCGTAGGGATTAATGTATTCAGGCTCTGGATTATCATTAATCTTATGCAGAAAGCTGCCATCTTTATGGTATGACATTTCTGCATGACTCACAATTCTCGATTCTTCCAATTCTTCCACGGTATAGTATCCTTTGTCATCCAACGTGCTTTTTGCTATCTCAACAAAATTATTATAAAAACCCGTGATCTTTAAATCCACCTCACCATCTTTACCCAACTGTATTACATTGAATAATTTATAGCATCTACCGTCTCTTTTAAAGTAAATTTTTACCTTTTCTCCTCTTTTCATACTTCGTAAAGAAATATTATTTACTTTCTTTGATTGCTGAGCCTCTCACGTGTCATGTCTAAATCATTGGATAGGCGGTGAAACATTGGATCATCAGGTGGATCGCCAATTAAATTGATATCAAAACTTTGCTAACCTTAACCTTTTCAACCGATTCACAGAGCATGATGTTCTGATCGAAAATAACCATATTGTTTCCTTCTGAATGAAGTGAACTTCTGAATTTTATACCCTGTGCCCCGGAAAAGTTCTTGATGAACTCACAAATAAACTGTGTTGGGATATAGTCAATCTCAGAATCGTACCTCCTCATTGGTTTCGATAAATCGCTACTTATCAAGTCCTTCAATAACTTCTCTTTTATAATATTTGCCACCTCATCAAAATTCTCACCTTGACTGAATATTGAAGGATTTTCAGTGAAGTCAGCAATATCAATTTCATTGCAGACCGATGGATTGACACCAAATGTGCCGATCGAAATTTCATCCAGGTAAGAAGCCCTTATTTCTTACAATACGGTTTCTTTATTATCACATGAATAAAGGAAGGGAATTCCGGCCGGATTGGCTCTACCCGCAGTAGCATTCAATGGCTTTGGTCCATACATTTCTTCTGGAGAGTATGGATCCAAACTTTCCCTATGATGCAAGCGGGCTCTGTAAAACTTCTTTTTGTTGTCTATAGTATTTGTTCTGCTTAGAAGCCTGTCCCATCCTAAATCATCAGTTAAATAGTTGATGTTATGTACATATCTCTTCTCCCATTTTATTATCTCTTTCAGCCTATCCCAGTAATAGACAACTTCTAAAATTTCAGGTGAAAAGTACACTAACTCATAGGCATTATGAAGAGTTGTATCCAGCTGTCGAACAATAAAATTCACCACTGAAGCTCCAACCTCCTCAGTGCTAAAAATGTTCCAATGATATTGAATCAATTTTATAAAGGGTTCTCCTTTTGTTGTGGGCTGGAAATTATTAGTGAGTCCTTTGAAAAAGTCATACAGTTCTGAGATATCTGTTATACCTACATCTGTAGAACCACAAAAATCACATTGCCCCACAGTGGTTGAACGTGAAGTCAGAAAACCTATGATCTCTTTGTCAGAAAAACAGGAACTACAAACCTTCATTACCCAACAATATTCAGATAATCACTTACAATAATCAAATGATTTTTGATTGAAATTTTCTTTACGGTGCCCAATCCGGGGTACTTCTCCATTCCAAAATAGCTCTTCAGCTCAGAAATGGCAGCATTATCACGTCCCTGATTAGTTACGAATCGAATTGCTTTTGATGCCGCTTCAGCAAACTTTAGTTGTACATTAACGATAGAATCGTTCGTGTTGGAGGTGAAATGTCTAACCCAAATTTCATCGTTGGAATCCTCGTTGATATAACTCAAGTGAATGACCACTGCTCTTGGTGTACTTCCTCCATCAACAAATTCACCGGGTAGTACCGTGAAGTCAGAAAAACCGGCAAATCCCTCCTCTTTATAGAAAAGATGCTCTTCAGTAAATTTGTGTGCTTCTATATCAAGATAATCAGCATTTTTCTCTTTTTTATCAAACACATCATCGAGTCGGATATAAAATTTACCAAGTCCTTTTATAAACCTGTCCAGATGTCGGTTTTTATGAGGATTCAGAACCATTATATGACTGATTCGTGAATTCTCACATAGATCACGCAGCTTCCCATCATCCACAAAATCTTCAAGGCAAATAAGCATCACATCACATAAGGAATAATTTGTAATGCAATTTAAAATATAATCAGCATTATTGGTAAAGATCAATGCAGCTCGAAAACAGTTCCCTTCGATGTTACGGATAAAATCCAAAAAATAATTGGTATCGCCCGCCATTTCACCTTCCAACGGATTTAGAATAAGAAAAGGGTTGAAATTATTTTCGTGAAAGATTTTGTTTGCCAGAACTAAACCATTCACACTTTCACGTACCGGTTCAAGAACAGGTACAACATTGTTTTTGAATGTTGGCTCAACAGATAATTCTCTCAAGGCAATCAATTCAAATTGTCGTGCTCTTAAATAAGGGAAATACATGGTTATGAAATTATTTGTCGGTTTAGATTGGTAATCAACAATTCTCGATCTTTTTTATTAAGATTCAATGAAAGGCACACCTGGTTTATCTCACTATTTCTCTTGTTAAAGAAAAGGTTGTGCACCATTCTTAACTTAATCCTGCTTACAAACAACTTATTTAAATCCTCAAGAGGAATCCTTCTAATGTATTGAGAACAAATATCAAATTGGGTGAAATCGGTCATTTTCGGGAGGAAGCCATAATAAGACAAAACAATTTCCTTGTATTCATGGGTATAAAGAACTTCCATGAGAGCCGATACCTCAATTTTGAGAAGAGAATTCGCATTCCTAATCATTTGGAAACTGTTTTCCTGTGAATCGAATGAGATGATTCCCACATCTTTGTCACAATCCAGATAGTTGTTGAGATATTCTGTAGGGACAATCAAGTAAATTTCATTGAAGACCCTCCTGTATGCCTCCAATTGGCCTGATAAGCGATCCATCTTATCCAGCGCTGTTTTAATCTCAAACACCCTGGATGAACCGTTGAACATGGCTAGGTCGGCGATTGCTTTCCCAATTCTGAATTCACTGAAAATTACGGAGTCACTCTTGCCCAGCTCACTCTTGAGCCATTTATTTAAAAACTCGTTCTTAAAGTAGTATTCGTTCTGATAGTGTTTTCCCAGGACTTTATAGAGGTATTTTAAATACTGAAGGTATGTAACATCCTTTTCATAAAGGTTCTTATCATACCTTTCAATCTTCAGATTGATGGAGCTATGATCATTATTCAACAAGCGAAATATCTCACTCCTCATAAAAAGAGTAGAGTAATCTCTCAGCTGATTGGCAGGATATGTTTTTTTAACACGCATATGAGTCAACTTCTTGAAGTGCTCCTTTACAGTGGTAAAATTACTCAATTTGTGGCAAAGACACAACAATGTCACACATCAACTTAAAAATTTAACACCCAAAGCTGATAGCTGATATTTGATTTTAAAATTAGCTGATTCGCAGATTTGTTTACCGCTAACAGCTTATCAGTTACCGCTTACCACTGATTCATTAATCGACTGATGGAAATTCATTTCCCAATCGATGAAAACCTTCAATATTTCTCTGGCGCTGTTTGGCACGAGGCTTCCTATGCTCTGTGGCATAATGGTCCAATTGGTGTTCATTGATACCCGTGATATGAATGAGTGCCGGACGGGTAA
This genomic window from Dysgonomonadaceae bacterium zrk40 contains:
- a CDS encoding RES family NAD+ phosphorylase gives rise to the protein MANIIKEKLLKDLISSDLSKPMRRYDSEIDYIPTQFICEFIKNFSGAQGIKFRSSLHSEGNNMVIFDQNIMLCESVEKVKVSKVLISI
- a CDS encoding sce7725 family protein codes for the protein MYFPYLRARQFELIALRELSVEPTFKNNVVPVLEPVRESVNGLVLANKIFHENNFNPFLILNPLEGEMAGDTNYFLDFIRNIEGNCFRAALIFTNNADYILNCITNYSLCDVMLICLEDFVDDGKLRDLCENSRISHIMVLNPHKNRHLDRFIKGLGKFYIRLDDVFDKKEKNADYLDIEAHKFTEEHLFYKEEGFAGFSDFTVLPGEFVDGGSTPRAVVIHLSYINEDSNDEIWVRHFTSNTNDSIVNVQLKFAEAASKAIRFVTNQGRDNAAISELKSYFGMEKYPGLGTVKKISIKNHLIIVSDYLNIVG
- a CDS encoding sce7726 family protein, whose protein sequence is MRVKKTYPANQLRDYSTLFMRSEIFRLLNNDHSSINLKIERYDKNLYEKDVTYLQYLKYLYKVLGKHYQNEYYFKNEFLNKWLKSELGKSDSVIFSEFRIGKAIADLAMFNGSSRVFEIKTALDKMDRLSGQLEAYRRVFNEIYLIVPTEYLNNYLDCDKDVGIISFDSQENSFQMIRNANSLLKIEVSALMEVLYTHEYKEIVLSYYGFLPKMTDFTQFDICSQYIRRIPLEDLNKLFVSRIKLRMVHNLFFNKRNSEINQVCLSLNLNKKDRELLITNLNRQIIS